A genomic stretch from Spongiibacter nanhainus includes:
- a CDS encoding BamA/TamA family outer membrane protein has product MLGLAPALVRADTSSCETLYQPGDPALFKFVETRKALDYQQYAGRPIRNIDYQVLPVFNENNPNEDNWVYRSLNVLHIDTRHSTLKQQMIVQSGEALDPSRIRENERLLRRREYLIDAMIVPTQVCDDGIDLLVVVRDVWTFYPRTSASRSGGENSVGAGVTELNLLGTGQNLSLRYSKDDERSGYGVSYRVPELFLPHLALGLDYYDNSDGQLVSGSLAKPFFELDSRWAAGMYYTQTQLDQTVDRNDKVINRYQQESLFQEVFGGWSTGRRDGVVHRWKVGYTEDRNEFSAADRDPSMPPSDVTLRYPWASWQFLEDRYWTTSNISRSHRQEDILLGLQSNLKLGYSDTGLGASRNAVVYNAFASHTASAGDHHLLRSSVDVSGHYDTDDHTAQETLYGIAFRYYNFIDNRNRWYARVHFRGTHNARDDQLLSGGGNETLRGYPTDIQRGNRQWLLTVERRHFTNIHLFNLAWLGGAAYVDTGRTWDSKTDSPDADNRVLTNVGLGLRFSPSKFRVDRVGHVDIAWPMNEGDNIENYQIILRGSVDF; this is encoded by the coding sequence TTGTTAGGCCTCGCGCCCGCTCTGGTCAGAGCGGACACCTCCTCTTGCGAGACACTTTACCAGCCCGGTGATCCAGCGTTATTCAAATTTGTGGAAACCCGCAAGGCCCTCGATTATCAGCAGTATGCCGGGCGCCCGATTCGCAATATCGACTACCAGGTGTTGCCGGTCTTCAACGAAAACAACCCCAATGAGGACAACTGGGTCTACCGCAGTCTCAACGTACTCCACATCGACACCCGCCACAGCACACTCAAACAGCAAATGATTGTCCAGTCGGGCGAAGCCCTGGACCCCTCCCGGATCCGGGAGAACGAGCGCCTGCTGCGGCGCCGGGAGTACCTGATTGACGCGATGATTGTGCCGACACAAGTGTGCGACGACGGCATCGACTTACTGGTGGTAGTTAGGGACGTTTGGACCTTCTACCCTCGAACATCGGCGTCCCGCTCTGGCGGCGAAAATAGTGTCGGCGCCGGCGTGACAGAGCTAAACCTGTTGGGCACCGGGCAAAACTTATCCCTTCGCTACAGCAAAGACGATGAGCGCAGCGGTTATGGAGTGTCCTACCGGGTCCCGGAGCTGTTTCTCCCTCATCTCGCACTGGGACTGGACTACTACGACAACTCAGACGGCCAGCTGGTCTCCGGCAGCCTGGCCAAACCCTTCTTTGAGCTGGACAGTCGCTGGGCCGCCGGCATGTACTACACCCAGACCCAGCTCGATCAAACCGTCGACCGCAACGACAAAGTCATTAACCGTTACCAGCAGGAGTCTCTGTTTCAGGAGGTGTTCGGCGGTTGGTCCACCGGCCGTCGAGACGGCGTAGTTCACCGCTGGAAGGTCGGTTATACCGAGGATCGCAATGAGTTCTCAGCCGCCGACCGCGACCCCAGCATGCCTCCCAGCGACGTCACACTGCGCTATCCCTGGGCGAGCTGGCAGTTTCTGGAAGACCGCTACTGGACCACCTCCAACATCAGCCGCAGCCATCGCCAGGAGGACATTCTGCTGGGGCTACAATCCAACCTAAAGTTGGGCTACAGCGATACCGGGCTGGGTGCCAGCCGTAATGCGGTGGTATACAACGCCTTTGCCTCCCACACCGCCAGCGCCGGCGACCACCACCTGCTGCGCAGCTCCGTGGATGTAAGTGGTCACTACGACACCGACGACCACACAGCGCAGGAAACCCTCTACGGCATCGCATTTCGCTATTACAATTTTATCGACAACCGCAACCGCTGGTATGCCCGCGTACATTTTCGCGGCACCCACAACGCTCGTGACGATCAGCTGCTCAGTGGCGGCGGCAACGAAACCCTGCGCGGCTACCCCACCGATATCCAACGCGGTAACCGCCAGTGGCTGCTCACGGTCGAACGCCGGCACTTTACCAACATCCATTTGTTTAACCTGGCCTGGTTGGGCGGGGCCGCCTATGTGGATACCGGACGCACCTGGGACAGCAAAACCGACAGCCCCGATGCCGACAACCGGGTGCTCACCAATGTTGGCCTGGGACTGCGCTTCAGCCCATCTAAGTTTCGGGTAGACCGGGTCGGCCATGTGGATATTGCCTGGCCAATGAACGAAGGGGACAATATCGAGAACTATCAGATTATTCTCAGAGGTAGCGTCGACTTCTAG